In Antennarius striatus isolate MH-2024 chromosome 8, ASM4005453v1, whole genome shotgun sequence, a single window of DNA contains:
- the tnpo2b gene encoding transportin-2 isoform X1, which translates to MLACAPSAQPSRSSADTGSWCSVRTAGRTCFRAAAGKPEDREPRPPAGTSRMDWQPVEQGLQQVLQLLKDSQSPDTATQRAVQEKLEQLNQFPDFNNYLIFVLTSLTSEDEPTRSLSGLILKNNVKAHYQNFPPNVADFIKRECLNNIGDPSPLIRATIGILITTIASKGELQTWPELLPQLCNLLNSEDYNTCEGSFGALQKICEDSSELLDSDALDRPLDFMIPKFLQFFKHCSPKIRSHAIACANQFIIGRAQALMGNIDTFIESLFALAGDEDSEVRKNVCRALVMLLEVRIDRLIPHMHSIIQYMLQRTQDPDDNVALEACEFWLTLAEQPVCKEALSGHLVQLIPILVNGMKYSEIDIILLKGDVEEDEAVPDSEQDIKPRFHKSRTVTLQHEGGDGEEGEDIDEEEEDDDDALSDWNLRKCSAAALDVLANVFREELLPHLLPLLKGLLFHPDWVIKESGILVLGAIAEGCMQGMVPYLPELVPHLIQCLCDKKALVRSIACWTLSRYAHWVVGQPPDAHLKPLMTELLKRILDGNKRVQEAACSAFATLEEEACTELVPYLSFILDTLVFAFGKYQHKNLLILYDAIGTLADSVGHHLNQPEFIQKLMPPLISKWNELKDEDKDLFPLLECLSSVATALQSGFLPYCEPVYQRCVTLVQKTLAQAMMFSQQPDQYEAPDKDFMIVALDLLSGLAEGLGGHVDVLVARSNIMTLLFQCMQDTMPEVRQSSFALLGDLTKACFPHVKPCIAEFMPILGTNLNPEFISVCNNATWAIGEICMQMGVEMQPYIAMVLSQLVEIINRPNTPKTLLENTAITIGRLGYVCPQEVAAVLPQFIRPWCTSLRNIRDNEEKDSAFRGICMMIGVNPGGVVQDYIFFCDAVASWVTPKDDLRDMFYKILHGFKEQVGEENWQQFSEQFPPLLKERLAACYGV; encoded by the exons ATGCTAGCATGCGCTCCCTCCGCGCAACCCTCGCGCAGCTCCGCTGACACCGGAAGTTGGTGTTCGGTTCGGACCGCGGGCCGAACGTGTTTCCGAGCAGCCGCCGGTAAACCCGAAGACCgggagccccgcccccccgccggAACCAGCAG gatggACTGGCAGCCGGTGGAACAGGGTCTGCAGCAGGTTCTCCAGCTGCTGAAGGACTCCCAGTCTCCAGACACAGCCACACAGAGAGCTGTGCAGGAA AAACTGGAGCAGCTGAACCAGTTCCCAGACTTCAACAACTATCTGATCTTCGTCCTCACCAGCCTCACGTCTGAGG ATGAGCCGACCCGCTCGCTGAGTGGCCTGATCCTGAAGAACAACGTGAAGGCCCACTACCAGAACTTCCCCCCCAACGTAGCCGACTTCATCAAACGGGAATGTCTGAACAACATCGGAGACCCGTCGCCGCTGATCAGAGCCACGATTG GGATCCTGATCACGACCATCGCCTCCAAAGGAGAGCTGCAGACCTGGCCAGAGCTGCTGCCTCAGTTGTGTAACCTGCTCAATTCAGAGGACTACAACACCTGTGAg GGATCCTTCGGGGCTCTGCAGAAGATCTGCGAGGACTCGTCGGAGCTGCTGGACAGCGATGCCTTGGACAGACCTCTCGATTTCATGATCCCcaaatttttacaatttttcaagCACTGCAGCCCCAAAATCAG GTCCCACGCCATCGCCTGTGCAAACCAGTTCATCATCGGTCGAGCTCAAGCGCTCATGGGTAACATCGACACCTTCATTGAG AGTCTTTTTGCCCTGGCCGGTGACGAGGACAGCGAAGTTCGTAAGAACGTGTGCAGAGCTCTGGTCATGTTGCTGGAAGTCCGCATCGATCGCCTCATCCCACACATGCACAGCATCATccag TACATGCTGCAGCGCACCCAGGACCCTGATGACAACGTGGCCTTGGAGGCCTGTGAGTTCTGGCTGACTCTGGCGGAGCAGCCCGTCTGTAAGGAGGCGCTGTCGGGCCACCTGGTCCA GCTGATTCCCATCCTGGTGAACGGGATGAAGTATTCTGAGATCGACATCATTCTCCTGAag GGCGACGTGGAAGAGGATGAAGCGGTACCGGACAGCGAGCAGGACATCAAGCCTCGCTTCCACAAGTCGCGCACCGTCACGCTGCAGCACGAAGGGGGCGACGGCGAGGAGGGCGAGGACAtcgacgaggaggaggaggacgacgacGACGCGCTGTCAGACTGGAACCTAC ggAAGTGTTCCGCGGCGGCGCTGGATGTTCTCGCCAACGTGTTTCGTGAAGAGTTgctcccccacctcctccccctgctcAAAGGCCTGCTGTTCCACCCCGACTGGGTCATCAAGGAGTCTGGCATCCTCGTGCTGGGGGCCATCGCTGAAG GCTGCATGCAGGGCATGGTGCCCTACCTGCCCGAGCTGGTCCCCCACCTCATCCAGTGTCTGTGTGACAAGAAAGCTCTGGTGCGCTCCATCGCCTGCTGGACGCTCAGCCGCTACGCCCACTGGGTGGTCGGCCAGCCCCCCGACGCCCACCTCAAGCCGCTCATGACCGAGCTGCTCAAACGCATCCTGGATGGCAACAAGAGGGTCCAGGAAGCAGCCTGCAG CGCCTTCGCCaccctggaggaggaggcgtgCACGGAGCTGGTGCCCTACCTGAGCTTCATCCTGGACACGCTGGTGTTCGCCTTCGGGAAGTACCAACACAAGAACCTGCTGATCCTCTACGACGCCATCGGGACGCTGGCCGACTCCGTGGGACACCACCTCAACCAGCCC GAGTTCATCCAGAAGCTGATGCCCCCACTGATCTCCAAGTGGAACGAGCTGAAGGACGAGGACAAAGATCTCTTCCCCCTTCTGGAGTGTCTGTCGTCTGTTGCCACGGCGCTGCAGAGCGGCTTCCTGCCGTATTGTGAGCCCGTCTATCAGCGATGCGTCACTCTGGTCCAGAAGACGTTGGCCCAGGCCATG ATGTTCAGCCAGCAGCCAGACCAGTACGAAGCCCCCGACAAGGACTTCATGATCGTGGCTCTGGATCTGCTGAGCGGGCTGGCCGAGGGGCTGGGGGGCCACGTGGACGTGCTGGTGGCCCGCAGTAACATCATGACTCTGCTCTTCCAGTGCATGCAG GACACCATGCCTGAAGTCAGACAGAGCTCCTTCGCCCTGCTGGGCGACCTGACCAAGGCCTGCTTCCCCCACGTCAAGCCCTGCATAG CCGAGTTCATGCCGATCCTGGGGACCAACCTGAACCCCGAGTTCATCTCCGTGTGCAACAACGCCACCTGGGCCATCGGAGAGATCTGCATGCAGATGG GCGTGGAGATGCAGCCGTACATCGCCATGGTGCTGAGCCAGCTGGTGGAGATCATCAACCGGCCCAACACCCCCAAGACTCTGCTGGAGAACACGG CCATCACCATCGGCCGGCTGGGATATGTGTGTCCTCAGGAGGTCGCCGCCGTGCTGCCGCAGTTCATCCGACCTTG